From Oceanococcus atlanticus, a single genomic window includes:
- a CDS encoding tetratricopeptide repeat protein produces MKPRALNLMLGLCLCACSSLPDNRVRTLGQSTELKTPSRGNWFLAARPSLVRMESSARLPPDNDVAIRNYDALADSASDPATRTESARRAAYLRIRRAEVDGDAHADLAIAIHSLEDLLKQHPEDSNRDLSRYQLARAYQAAGQPQRASAQLRDLLEQSDSQLAQDVAFRLAELEFMQHNYAAASPLYRRVLSANPQAALARMARYKLGWSAYRLGQFALAIDTFGSMLDNNLPPPSQLVTAQDLDALLAADDPWIGDALRVTSLSLIELGGPDALARHYGTAANEPDYYPLVYASLGALYLEKHMLNSAADTFERFSSRHPQHALAPHFDQRQIGIFRDAGYTAEALRSMSEYAIRYAPDAAYWSAQASDPAVLARVHSYARLVAEHHHALAQAAGAQGHAHYRDAADWYLRLLKMFPEAADAADIELLVAETFQAIDQPQPAAEHFLRAAYAYPGFERAADAAYAAVLILQHQADNAAQAQRKAALTRVIESGLKLAEHFTEHPHWAAVVIKTAENLAAQERWSDAANQAARALASTDLSQDLRIAAASVQADAHFALADYAAAESAYGQLLALLPAEDGNSIADQLAVAIYRQGEQAREQGQAAQAAAHFLRVGQRVPQASIRIESDFDAAAMLLSINDLAAAEPVLEQILWRKPDHKLASETRRKLAAVYQQRGKHEAAASIYAAMSNDSTLPLQTRRQAAWQSAELYERGGETRQAVSAYADYARRYAEPLSQALRARQRLAELSRDQIGDLKQYTHWLEALIQTEHAAGAARDEQSRLRAAQAALELGRLEAARASGVRIQAPFEQSLSRRKAQMERAIGWLRQAADAGFTQTTPAAIFAMGVSYGEFAHALLHAPAPAGLSPLEAEEFAFLLEEQAFPFEELAIELHEQNLLQLGHGLWNVWIDRSTQALAELVPAKYAKSELLAQRYVPLH; encoded by the coding sequence ATGAAACCGCGCGCACTCAACCTGATGCTCGGTCTGTGCCTGTGCGCCTGCAGCAGCCTGCCGGACAACCGCGTGCGCACGCTGGGCCAAAGCACCGAGCTCAAGACACCCAGCCGTGGCAACTGGTTTCTGGCCGCCCGGCCCAGTCTGGTACGGATGGAAAGTTCGGCCCGCCTGCCGCCGGACAATGATGTCGCCATCCGCAACTATGACGCGCTGGCCGATTCGGCCAGCGACCCGGCCACACGCACCGAGTCGGCCCGACGCGCCGCTTACCTGCGTATCCGCCGCGCTGAAGTGGACGGCGATGCCCACGCCGATCTGGCCATTGCCATCCACAGCCTTGAAGACCTGCTCAAGCAGCATCCCGAGGACAGCAACCGCGACCTGTCGCGCTATCAGCTGGCGCGCGCCTATCAGGCGGCCGGCCAGCCGCAGCGGGCCAGCGCCCAACTGCGCGACCTGCTTGAACAGAGTGACTCGCAGCTTGCCCAGGATGTGGCCTTTCGCCTGGCCGAGCTGGAATTCATGCAGCACAACTACGCCGCCGCAAGCCCGCTTTATCGACGCGTGCTGAGCGCCAATCCGCAAGCGGCGCTGGCCCGCATGGCACGCTACAAGCTGGGCTGGTCAGCCTATCGACTGGGCCAGTTTGCGCTGGCCATCGACACCTTCGGCAGCATGCTGGACAACAATCTGCCGCCGCCATCGCAACTGGTCACGGCGCAGGACCTCGATGCGTTACTCGCCGCAGACGACCCATGGATAGGCGATGCCCTGCGCGTGACCAGCCTGTCGCTGATCGAACTCGGCGGCCCCGATGCACTCGCCCGGCACTACGGAACGGCTGCCAACGAGCCCGACTACTACCCCCTGGTCTACGCCAGCCTGGGGGCCCTGTATCTGGAAAAACACATGCTCAATTCCGCCGCAGACACCTTCGAACGTTTTTCCAGTCGCCACCCGCAACACGCGCTGGCGCCACACTTCGACCAGCGCCAGATCGGCATCTTCCGCGATGCCGGATACACCGCCGAAGCCCTGCGCAGCATGAGCGAGTACGCCATCCGCTATGCACCGGACGCCGCTTACTGGTCGGCCCAGGCCTCCGACCCGGCGGTGCTTGCCCGGGTGCACAGCTACGCCCGTCTGGTCGCCGAGCACCACCATGCGCTGGCTCAGGCGGCCGGCGCCCAGGGCCATGCACATTACCGCGATGCCGCCGACTGGTATCTGCGTCTGTTGAAGATGTTCCCGGAAGCCGCCGACGCCGCCGACATCGAGCTGCTGGTGGCGGAAACCTTCCAGGCCATCGACCAGCCGCAACCCGCAGCCGAACATTTCCTGCGTGCCGCCTACGCCTACCCCGGCTTCGAGCGCGCCGCCGATGCGGCCTATGCCGCAGTGCTGATCCTGCAACACCAAGCCGACAACGCCGCTCAAGCGCAGCGCAAGGCGGCTCTGACGCGCGTCATCGAAAGCGGTCTCAAACTGGCTGAGCACTTCACCGAACATCCGCACTGGGCCGCCGTGGTGATCAAGACGGCCGAGAACCTGGCCGCGCAGGAGCGCTGGAGTGACGCCGCCAACCAGGCCGCACGTGCCCTGGCCAGCACGGACCTGAGTCAGGATCTGCGCATCGCGGCGGCCTCGGTGCAGGCCGACGCGCACTTTGCTCTGGCCGACTACGCCGCCGCCGAATCGGCCTATGGCCAGCTGCTTGCCCTGCTGCCCGCAGAGGATGGCAACTCGATTGCCGACCAACTCGCGGTAGCCATCTACCGGCAAGGTGAGCAGGCGCGCGAGCAGGGCCAGGCCGCCCAGGCGGCGGCGCATTTTCTACGTGTTGGTCAGCGCGTGCCGCAGGCCAGCATCCGCATCGAATCAGATTTTGATGCCGCCGCCATGCTGCTGAGCATCAACGATCTGGCCGCTGCCGAACCGGTGCTAGAACAGATCCTGTGGCGCAAGCCGGATCACAAACTGGCCTCGGAAACGCGCCGCAAACTGGCTGCCGTTTACCAGCAACGCGGCAAGCATGAAGCCGCCGCTTCGATCTACGCGGCCATGTCCAATGACAGCACTTTGCCATTGCAAACCCGGCGCCAGGCCGCCTGGCAATCCGCCGAGCTGTACGAGCGCGGCGGCGAGACGCGTCAGGCCGTCAGCGCCTATGCCGATTACGCGCGTCGCTATGCCGAACCGCTGAGCCAGGCCTTGCGTGCCCGTCAGCGACTGGCTGAACTCAGCCGCGATCAGATTGGCGATCTCAAGCAGTACACGCACTGGCTTGAAGCCCTGATCCAGACCGAGCACGCCGCCGGTGCGGCGCGCGATGAGCAATCACGCCTGCGCGCCGCACAGGCCGCCCTGGAACTGGGGCGCCTGGAGGCTGCGCGGGCCAGTGGCGTCCGCATACAGGCGCCCTTCGAACAATCGCTGTCACGCCGCAAAGCGCAGATGGAACGTGCCATCGGCTGGTTGCGTCAGGCGGCCGACGCCGGCTTCACCCAGACCACGCCGGCCGCCATATTCGCCATGGGTGTGAGCTACGGCGAGTTTGCCCACGCCCTGTTGCACGCCCCCGCGCCAGCCGGGCTGAGCCCGCTGGAAGCTGAGGAGTTCGCCTTCCTGCTTGAGGAACAGGCTTTCCCGTTCGAGGAGTTGGCCATCGAATTGCATGAACAAAACCTGCTCCAACTGGGACATGGATTGTGGAATGTGTGGATCGACCGCAGCACCCAGGCGCTGGCCGAACTGGTGCCGGCCAAATACGCCAAATCGGAATTGCTCGCGCAGCGCTATGTACCGTTGCACTGA
- a CDS encoding tetratricopeptide repeat protein, translating into MYRCTDTRRSRAWLATTALVLMLALQACAPGPARRAPSVASTTPSAPINDDARAQYAAALSLIDNGQAEDAKAALHALVAQHPRLSGAWTNLGILQARADDTPAALISFTQACQSNPENLIAWNWRASLLRQQRRYLEAEQAYLAALRIDEADASSHRNLALLYDLNLGRTQDALDHYRRYQQLSDNPLIVQAWIHRLEDQLQSTQTRVAEQSTP; encoded by the coding sequence ATGTACCGTTGCACTGACACGCGGCGCAGCCGTGCCTGGCTAGCCACCACCGCATTGGTCCTGATGCTGGCGCTGCAGGCCTGTGCGCCTGGGCCCGCCCGACGCGCGCCCAGTGTCGCCAGCACCACGCCGAGTGCGCCCATCAACGATGATGCCCGGGCACAATACGCAGCGGCCCTGAGCCTGATCGACAATGGCCAGGCTGAAGACGCAAAGGCGGCCCTGCACGCGCTGGTCGCGCAGCACCCCAGGCTGTCCGGGGCGTGGACCAATCTTGGCATCCTGCAGGCCCGGGCCGACGATACGCCGGCTGCCCTGATCAGCTTCACGCAGGCCTGCCAAAGCAATCCCGAAAACCTCATCGCGTGGAACTGGCGGGCCAGCCTGTTGCGTCAGCAACGGCGTTATCTTGAGGCCGAACAGGCTTATCTGGCGGCCTTGCGGATTGACGAGGCCGATGCCTCCAGCCACCGCAACCTGGCCCTGCTTTACGATCTCAATCTGGGTCGGACGCAGGACGCCCTGGATCACTATCGTCGCTATCAGCAGCTCAGTGACAACCCGTTGATCGTGCAGGCCTGGATTCACCGCCTGGAAGATCAGCTCCAGAGCACGCAAACCCGTGTAGCCGAACAGAGCACGCCATGA
- a CDS encoding ANTAR domain-containing response regulator translates to MISVVLIDLGSHRTSTLSAALADAGYRVSRVLSGETDVAAEISAINPDAVLIAASSASRDTLEHLAFLSDDFPKPLFMILSQDDRKLQAAAADVGLSAYVVEGLSPALVRTLVEVSVQRFEREHSLMDELARTREALEQRAVVDRARCLLMEQQGMTEKQAYQELRSAAMRRGIKLSELARQIMVDAAGR, encoded by the coding sequence ATGATCTCCGTCGTCCTCATCGATCTGGGTTCCCACCGCACGTCGACGCTTAGCGCGGCGCTGGCCGATGCCGGATACCGGGTCTCGCGGGTGCTGTCCGGCGAGACGGATGTGGCCGCCGAAATCAGTGCAATCAATCCCGATGCGGTGCTCATCGCGGCCAGCTCGGCCAGCCGTGACACCCTGGAGCATCTCGCCTTTCTCAGCGACGATTTTCCCAAGCCGCTGTTCATGATCCTGTCCCAGGATGACCGTAAGTTGCAGGCCGCCGCTGCCGATGTGGGGCTGAGCGCCTATGTGGTCGAGGGTTTGTCGCCGGCGCTGGTGCGCACGCTGGTTGAGGTGTCGGTGCAGCGTTTCGAGCGTGAGCACAGCCTGATGGATGAACTGGCCCGCACGCGCGAGGCGCTGGAGCAGCGCGCGGTGGTTGATCGTGCCCGTTGCCTGCTGATGGAGCAGCAGGGCATGACTGAGAAGCAGGCCTATCAGGAACTGCGCAGTGCAGCGATGCGCCGGGGCATCAAGCTGTCCGAGCTGGCGCGTCAGATCATGGTCGATGCCGCCGGGCGTTGA
- a CDS encoding CmpA/NrtA family ABC transporter substrate-binding protein: MRAHGWCDSSFAGDPVRAVWLHPCVAAASDAGLAMASRVRLGFMPLVDALPLVAASYLGLYAEYDLQVDLIAMRSWAQVRDALLLGQIDAAHCLPGIPLASQAGIFGDSDSLACALTLNHYGNAITLARSLHAELSATGNFDAALLRRALARRDTERPMTFASVFPVSKHEFELRHWLRQAGLTPGYDVNLLVIPPPMVVRALKERQIDGFCVGEPWNTLAVREGVGTVVSTSRTLDLPGTEKVLAASASWLHSAEHLALVASLRDTCAWLDAPEHRQLACDWLAEALQVERSCLEPSLLGVPEALGQVQPFVRFGGINRPDVGHARWLLGQIQQHSSLAGQLDAEAISARTFRADVYDLAAPLSS, from the coding sequence ATGCGTGCACATGGCTGGTGCGACAGCAGCTTCGCCGGCGATCCGGTGCGGGCGGTGTGGCTGCATCCCTGTGTGGCCGCGGCGTCTGACGCGGGTTTGGCCATGGCTTCGCGCGTGCGTCTGGGGTTCATGCCGCTGGTCGATGCCCTGCCGCTGGTTGCGGCAAGTTATCTGGGGCTTTATGCCGAATACGACTTGCAGGTTGACCTGATCGCCATGCGCTCCTGGGCGCAGGTGCGTGATGCATTGCTGCTGGGGCAGATTGATGCGGCGCATTGTCTGCCCGGGATCCCGCTGGCGTCTCAGGCCGGCATTTTTGGCGACAGCGACAGCCTGGCCTGCGCGCTCACGCTGAACCACTACGGCAACGCCATCACCCTGGCGCGTTCGCTGCATGCCGAACTGTCAGCCACGGGCAACTTCGATGCAGCCCTGCTGCGCCGGGCCCTGGCTCGCCGCGACACCGAGCGCCCGATGACGTTCGCCTCGGTGTTTCCGGTGTCGAAGCATGAATTCGAGCTGCGTCATTGGCTGCGTCAGGCCGGCTTGACCCCGGGATATGACGTCAATCTGCTGGTGATTCCGCCGCCCATGGTGGTGCGTGCGCTCAAGGAACGGCAGATCGATGGCTTCTGTGTGGGGGAACCATGGAACACGCTGGCCGTGCGTGAGGGCGTGGGCACCGTGGTCTCGACCAGCCGGACACTGGATTTGCCGGGCACCGAAAAGGTGCTGGCGGCGTCGGCCTCATGGCTGCACAGCGCCGAGCATCTGGCCCTGGTGGCAAGTCTGCGTGACACCTGTGCATGGCTGGATGCGCCGGAGCATCGGCAGCTGGCCTGCGACTGGCTGGCGGAGGCTTTGCAGGTCGAACGTTCGTGTCTGGAGCCGAGCCTGCTCGGCGTGCCCGAGGCGCTGGGGCAGGTGCAGCCGTTTGTGCGTTTCGGCGGGATCAATCGCCCGGATGTTGGTCATGCGCGTTGGTTGCTCGGGCAGATCCAACAGCATTCCAGTCTGGCCGGACAACTGGATGCCGAGGCGATCAGCGCGCGCACTTTCCGTGCCGACGTGTATGACCTGGCGGCGCCACTGAGCAGCTGA
- a CDS encoding ABC-F family ATPase, with protein MLAANNITQQFGSKPLFENISQKFGGGNRYGLIGANGCGKSTLMKILGGDLEPSTGNVSLEPDVRLGKLRQDQFAFEEFSVIDTVIMGHHELWTIKQERERIYALPEMSEEDGMRVGNLESEFAELDGYTAESRAGELLLGVGIPVSQHFGLMSAVAPGWKLRVLLAQALFAEPDVLLLDEPTNNLDIHAIQWLEDTLNQRDSTMIIISHDRHFLNSVCTHMADLDYGELRVYPGNYDQYMLASTQARAQLMAENAKKKAQISELQAFVARFSANASKAKQATSRAKQIDKIELAEVKVSSRSNPYIRFEQEKKLFRNALVLENLSKSFDDQQVLHDMSLIVEVGERIAVIGENGIGKSTLLRVLMNDVGYEPSRGEFQWSENANIAYYAQDHAHEFEVDMSLFDWMSRWRHEDDDEQIVRATLGRLLFSGDQVDKSVKVLSGGEQGRMLFGKMMLQRPNILVLDEPTNHMDMESIESLNMALENYEGTLVFVSHDREFVSSIATRIIELKSDGYVDFSGSYEEYLSSQA; from the coding sequence GTGCTCGCTGCAAACAACATTACCCAGCAATTTGGCTCCAAGCCGCTGTTCGAAAACATCTCGCAGAAATTCGGCGGCGGTAACCGCTACGGCCTGATCGGCGCCAATGGCTGCGGTAAATCCACCCTGATGAAAATCCTCGGTGGAGACCTGGAACCCAGCACCGGCAATGTCAGCCTTGAGCCCGATGTACGCCTGGGCAAACTGCGCCAGGACCAGTTTGCCTTTGAAGAATTCAGCGTGATCGACACGGTGATCATGGGGCACCATGAGCTGTGGACGATCAAGCAGGAGCGCGAACGGATTTATGCGCTGCCTGAAATGAGCGAAGAAGACGGCATGCGGGTCGGCAATCTGGAATCCGAGTTTGCCGAGCTGGATGGCTACACGGCCGAAAGCCGCGCGGGCGAGCTGTTGCTGGGCGTGGGCATTCCGGTCTCGCAGCATTTCGGCCTGATGAGCGCGGTTGCACCGGGCTGGAAGCTGCGCGTCTTGCTGGCGCAGGCCCTGTTTGCCGAACCCGATGTGCTGTTGCTGGATGAGCCGACCAACAACCTCGACATCCACGCCATTCAATGGCTTGAAGACACGCTTAATCAGCGCGATTCGACCATGATCATCATTTCCCATGATCGCCATTTCCTGAACAGCGTGTGCACGCACATGGCCGACCTCGACTATGGCGAGCTGCGCGTCTACCCCGGCAACTACGACCAGTACATGCTGGCTTCAACCCAGGCGCGGGCACAGCTGATGGCGGAAAACGCCAAGAAGAAGGCGCAGATCAGTGAACTGCAAGCGTTCGTGGCGCGTTTCTCGGCCAACGCTTCAAAGGCCAAGCAGGCCACCTCGCGGGCCAAGCAGATCGACAAGATCGAGCTGGCCGAGGTCAAGGTCTCCAGCCGCAGCAATCCGTATATCCGCTTCGAGCAGGAGAAGAAGCTGTTCCGCAACGCCCTGGTGCTGGAGAACCTGAGCAAATCGTTCGATGACCAGCAAGTGCTGCACGACATGTCGCTAATCGTGGAGGTTGGCGAACGCATTGCGGTGATCGGTGAAAACGGCATCGGCAAATCGACCCTGCTGCGCGTGCTGATGAACGATGTGGGTTACGAGCCCAGCCGTGGCGAGTTCCAATGGTCGGAAAACGCCAATATCGCCTACTACGCCCAGGATCATGCCCACGAGTTCGAGGTGGACATGAGCCTTTTTGACTGGATGAGCCGCTGGCGCCATGAGGACGATGACGAGCAGATCGTGCGCGCCACGCTGGGTCGCCTGCTGTTCTCGGGCGATCAGGTCGACAAGTCCGTCAAGGTGCTGTCGGGTGGCGAACAAGGCCGCATGCTGTTCGGCAAGATGATGCTGCAACGTCCCAACATTCTGGTGTTGGACGAACCGACCAATCACATGGACATGGAGTCGATCGAATCCCTGAACATGGCGCTGGAGAACTACGAGGGCACGCTGGTGTTCGTCAGCCATGACCGCGAGTTCGTGTCCAGCATCGCCACCCGCATCATCGAACTGAAAAGCGATGGTTATGTCGATTTCTCGGGCAGTTACGAGGAATACCTGAGTTCCCAGGCCTGA
- the dbpA gene encoding ATP-dependent RNA helicase DbpA, translating to MSRFADIALPAALHQALDQLGYETATPVQAQTVPPMLQGHDVLVQAKTGSGKTAAFGLALLATLQSDNTQLQGLILCPTRELAEQVSKELRALARFVPNIKILSLCGGVSVRVQLASLSHEPHIVVGTPGRIQDLIKRGALPLDGLSTVILDEADRMLDMGFIEPIKSILEGTPSRRKTWLFSATYTDDIRAISSAFQRTPTDIAIAEPPSTTAITQHFYKAEKADKLPALSALLTTHKPHSCLVFCNTKIDTRDVAAQLQQRGYSALALHGDLDQRDRDETVVQFANGSCQVLVATDVASRGLHFEGLPMVIAYELPHDPAVHVHRIGRTGRAGETGLACTLVSGREQARMPAVEKALGKPLAWAELPAAQPGRPAPQPKMKTLIIDAGRKDKLRPGDILGALTGAGGLDGQDVGKIDVFATRAYVAVSQRRARATASALRQAKIKGRKFRIREL from the coding sequence ATGAGCAGATTTGCCGACATAGCACTGCCCGCCGCCCTGCATCAGGCGCTGGACCAACTGGGCTACGAAACGGCCACGCCGGTTCAGGCCCAAACCGTGCCGCCTATGCTGCAAGGGCATGACGTGCTGGTTCAGGCCAAAACCGGCAGCGGCAAGACTGCAGCGTTCGGCCTCGCCCTGCTGGCCACGCTGCAAAGCGACAACACCCAGCTGCAAGGGCTGATCCTGTGCCCCACCCGCGAACTTGCCGAGCAGGTGTCCAAAGAGCTGCGCGCGCTCGCACGCTTTGTCCCCAACATCAAAATCCTGAGCCTGTGCGGCGGCGTGTCCGTGCGCGTGCAATTGGCATCGTTGAGCCATGAACCACACATCGTGGTGGGAACACCCGGGCGAATTCAGGACCTCATCAAACGCGGCGCACTGCCGCTGGATGGGCTCAGCACGGTGATCCTCGACGAGGCCGACCGGATGCTGGACATGGGCTTTATTGAACCCATCAAAAGCATTCTTGAGGGCACCCCGAGCCGACGAAAGACCTGGCTGTTTTCCGCCACCTACACGGATGACATCCGCGCCATCAGCAGCGCTTTTCAACGCACGCCGACGGACATCGCAATCGCCGAGCCGCCCAGCACAACAGCCATCACGCAGCATTTTTACAAAGCCGAAAAGGCCGACAAGCTGCCGGCCCTGAGCGCACTGCTGACCACGCACAAACCGCACAGCTGCCTGGTCTTCTGCAACACCAAGATCGACACCCGCGACGTCGCCGCCCAGCTGCAACAACGCGGTTACAGCGCACTGGCCCTGCACGGCGATCTCGACCAGCGTGACCGCGACGAAACCGTGGTGCAATTCGCCAATGGCAGCTGTCAGGTGCTGGTGGCCACCGATGTGGCTTCGCGGGGCCTGCACTTCGAAGGCTTGCCGATGGTGATCGCCTACGAGCTGCCGCACGATCCCGCTGTGCATGTGCACCGTATCGGGCGGACCGGACGCGCGGGCGAAACCGGCCTGGCCTGCACCCTGGTATCCGGGCGCGAGCAAGCGCGCATGCCCGCTGTCGAGAAAGCGCTCGGCAAACCTCTGGCATGGGCTGAGCTGCCGGCGGCTCAGCCCGGGCGCCCTGCCCCCCAGCCAAAGATGAAAACACTCATCATCGATGCCGGCCGCAAGGACAAGCTACGCCCCGGCGACATTCTCGGGGCCTTGACCGGCGCCGGCGGCCTGGATGGCCAGGACGTCGGCAAGATCGACGTGTTCGCCACACGGGCCTATGTTGCAGTTAGCCAGCGACGGGCCCGGGCGACCGCCAGTGCGCTCAGGCAGGCCAAGATCAAGGGCCGCAAATTTCGCATCCGTGAACTTTGA
- a CDS encoding NYN domain-containing protein, translating to MDKLALFVDVQNVYYTTRAAYQRNFDYNKFWAQVTANRQLTTAIAYAIDRGDQKQRQFQNILRAIGFDVKLKPYIQRADGSSKGDWDVGITLDAMELSADADVVVLVSGDGDFDLLANKLRQDKNKTVEVYGVPHFTAQSLINAASRFVAIDDQLLL from the coding sequence ATGGATAAGCTCGCCCTGTTCGTGGACGTACAAAACGTCTACTACACCACCCGAGCCGCCTACCAACGCAACTTCGATTACAACAAGTTCTGGGCGCAGGTCACCGCCAACCGGCAGTTAACCACGGCCATCGCCTACGCAATTGATCGGGGCGATCAAAAGCAACGCCAGTTCCAGAACATCCTCAGAGCCATCGGCTTCGACGTGAAACTCAAGCCCTACATACAGCGTGCCGACGGCTCCTCCAAAGGCGACTGGGATGTTGGCATCACCCTGGACGCGATGGAACTCTCGGCCGACGCCGATGTGGTTGTGTTGGTCTCAGGCGATGGCGACTTTGACCTGCTGGCCAATAAGCTGCGGCAGGACAAAAACAAGACCGTTGAAGTCTATGGCGTGCCCCACTTCACCGCCCAATCACTGATCAATGCCGCCAGCCGATTCGTTGCGATAGACGATCAGTTGTTGCTTTGA